The Polaribacter sp. KT25b genome contains the following window.
TCCATTTTATTTCAAAATTGATTAAACTATTAAACGCTTTATCAAAATAATTGACTGTTTTATTACCAAAATCAAAAGCTTTTCCGTGAGAAATAGCATAATTATAAACTTCACCAACTAAATAAAAATCATCGTTATCAACTACTTTTTCAGCATTATTTTTCTTGTACTCTGCAAATGCAAAATCGCATTCTTGTTTAAACTCTTGCCAAACAAACTCTTCTGTATGTTTTACAGTATCAACTCTATAACCATCAATTCCGAATTCTGTAATATAATCTGTTAACCATTTCATTATGTAAAAACGTGGTGCTCTAGGGTGCCCAGTTCTTGCAAAAAAATCATCTAATTCTTTAAATTCTTGCTCATATCTACCTTCAGCTTTCCATTTTTCAATTAATTGAGGTGGCAATGCAACATTTTCATTACTTTCAGTTTTAATATCTGGTAAGTTTTTTACCAACGTACATGTAATGGTATTTTCGTAATTGTTATAGGCACATTGTGGACCAGTTCTTACCCAATCACTTGGCCAAACAGGATCTTTATCAGTTACAGGACCTGTATGATTAATTACAGCATCTAACAAAATACGAATTCCGTTTTTGTGTGCAACAGCTACCAATTCTTTTAAATCTTCTTTGGTTCCAAAATTCGGATCAATTTTAGTCCAATCTTTTGTCCAATAACCATGAAAACCATAAGAATTACCTGTACCCTCGTCTGTAGAACCGTGAATTTGTTCTACAATTGGAGTCATCCAAATGGCATTAATTCCTAAATCTGTAAAATACCCTTCTTTAATTTTTTGTGTAATTCCTTTAAGATCTCCACCTTCAAAACCACGTAATTTTCCAGTTTCTTTAGTTCTACCAAAATTAACATCGTTAGTGGTATCACCATTATTAAAACGATCTGTTAACAAGAAATAGATGTTGGCTGCTTCCCAAACAAATTCTTTTGTTTCCATTTTTACAATAGTTTTTGTTGACGATTTTTCTTGACAACTAATTAAAACCATTAAACTGATGATAAAGATGATATTTTTCATAATTATGTTTTTTAATTATTTTTTAACTTTAAAATAAAAGAATGCAATGGTTTTACATCTACTCTAACTGTAGCCTTATTATTTTTTACTTTTAAGGTTGATGTATATGTTTGATACAATTGATCTTCTAACTGATATTCACCCTCTTTTAAATTCCATTTTTCAATGATGTTTTGTGGTAAACCTAACTCAAATCCGTAGGTGTTTTCTGCATTAAAATTAGCAACGATAATCAATTTTTCACCACCTTTATAACGTACAAAAGAAACAACTTTATCATTGTACCACTCTGTGTTGTATCTGTTATGATGATGAATATCTTCATACTCGCCCATTAAAGCATCACTCTGAATTGTAAAGTTTAATAAACGCTTGTAAAAATCTCTTAAAGCCAATTCTTCTTTGGTAGATTGGCCACCATCAAATTGCTTATTGTTTACCCATCTTTGCAAAGTTGGTACGCCAATATAATCAAAAATTGAAGTTCTTGAAGGCGTTCCAAACCCTGCATTTTCAGAACCATCTTCTCCAAATTCTTGTCCAAAATAAACCATTGTAGGTGCAGTAGAAATGGTTGTAGAAACTACCATTGCTGGTTTACCTTTTAAAGCATTACCTGCAAATTCTGGACTTGCAATTCTTTGTTCATCGTGATTTTCTAAGAAATGCAACATATTGTGTTCAATATCTTTTAAATCATCTTGAATTTTAGCAATATTATCTGTAGAACCACGACCTTGCATTATGTTTTTTATGGTATCATACAACTGAACTTTGTCGTATAAATAATCCATTTTTCCTTTTTTGATATAATCTCTGTACAAATGTGGTTGATAAACTTCTGCCAATAAAAACGCATCCGAATTTTTCATTTTGATGGAAGAATTCATAAAACTCCAAAACTCAACAGGCACCATTTCTGCCATATCAAAACGAAAACCATCTACTCCTTTATCTAACCAATACAATGCAATATCTCTAAATTTAATCCAAGAATCTGGTATTTTTTTATCTTGCCAAAATTCAAAATGTTTTTTGTAATCTTCATTTTCAAAACTTTGTGGTAACTCAGCAAAATCTTTTTTTCCTTCTGGTGAAATTCCGTAATTTACTTTTACAGTTTCGTACCAATCGTAAAAATTTGGTTTAACTGAACGAGACCCATTTCCTGTCCATTTTGATGGGTTTTCATCAAACATTCCATCAGACAAAGGATGATTCTCTCCACCCAAAGGTTTGTAATTATTTAAAAAATCTGGAACTTGAAATTCTTTATTCGGATTGTAATAAAAGTTATTATCAACATCATAAACCACAGATGTATCATCGTCTGCACCAAAATCTACAACGCCTTCTGGATTAGAAACACTTTTATAATTTCTAGCAACGTGATTTGGTACAATATCAATAATTACTTTCAATCCATTTTTATGAGAACGTGCTATTAAGGCCTCAAATTCTTCTAATCTGTTTTCTACATTTACAGCCAAATCCGGATTTACATTGTAATAATCTTTAACAGCATAAGGACTTCCTGCTCTACCTTTTACCACATCTGGATCATCATTAGAAATCCCAAATTCTGTATAATCACGAATTACATCATGATGAGGAACACCTGTATACCAAATGTGTGTTACCCCTAAATCTTTAATTTCTGATAAGGCTTTGTCTGTAAAATCGTTAAACTTACCAACGCCATTTTCTTCAATAGTTCCCCAAGGTTTATTTGTGGTATTTGTATTCCCAAACAAACGCGTAAAAACCTGATAAACAACTGCTTTTTTCTTTACACTAGGATTTTTCATTTTCTTTTCTGATACTTTTTCTGATGTACAACCAATTATGATTGATAAAATTACAGCTAACGAATAAGGGTGTATTTTCTTCATAATTGATATTTATTTTAATGATATTTTAATTTTTAATTCTTTTTTGGGATTCCATTTTAACGGAATTGTAAGTGTATTTTCTTTAGATGAAATTCGAACTCTTTTACCATCAACTTTTATCTTTTTAGGATTGTATTTAATGTTATGAATAATTAGTTTGATTTCTTTTTCTGAAACTTTCCAATTTTTACCAAATTCTGCTTCAAAATCAATCTCTAAATATCTTTTTTCGAATTCTGCTTCAAATTCTAAAATTTCAAATTTATCTTTTTCAAAAGCATTTGCTGTTACCCCATCATCATTATAATAAGTTCTTTCAGAATTTTCTTTTTTATCTAAATAATAATGTAATTCTAATTGATCTGCTTTATAATTATCTGTAGATTCTACTAACTCACTCATCAAAATAAAAGAACCTCCTCTTACATAAGTTGGAATTGCTTTTTCTTTAACTTTAACCGTTTTTATCTGACCACCTTCAATTTTTTCTTCATTGTAATAAAAATTAAACCAATTTGCATTTTTTGGAAAGTAAATTTCTTTTGTTTTTACAGCTTCTTTTAAAATTGGTGTAATTAAAAAATCTTTTCCCCATAAATAAGTTGTTGAATTTGTCATCAAATTAGCATCATCTTCTTCAAAGAAAATAGGACGCATTAATGGCATTCCTTTTTGATTGTTTTCAAAAGCCAAATTGTAATTGTAAGGCAACATTTTATAACGCAACTCTATGGCTTTTTTTGCATATTTTTTAGCATAATCACTTCTAAAAACGGGTTCACTTGCCACATCTTCTTGTGCGTGAGGCCTAAAAATTGGTTGAAAAACACCATATTGCAACCAACGTACATATAAATTATCATCTAAATTTGCGCCTGCAAATCCGCCTAAATCTGAGTGCATATATCCCAAACCTTGCATACCCATTTGTAAGGCAATTTCTGGTTGAGACTGCAAACCACCCCAAGTTCTGTTTACATCTCCAGACCAAGGAATCATTCCAAATCGTTGCGAACCAGCAGCTCCTGCACGCATTAAAATAAAAGGTCTTTCAGTTGGATATTCTTTTTGATAACCTTCAAAAATTAATCGTGCCCAATCATGACCATACAAATTATGAATTTCATCTGCTTTTTTATCACTAAAATTCACCCAAGAAGGCAATACTTCTGGTTCTCCTAAATCTCCCCAAAGTCCTTTTGCACCAAAATTTAAAATTTCTTTATAAATGTTCCAAAACCAATTTTTACCTTCTTTTTTGTATATATTTACAATTCCAGTATTTCCAAAATAGAAATCGTATTTGGCAGGATTATTTACAGAATCTGTTGCTAAAACTTGCTTTTCTGCTGCTTCCTTCCATTTTTTAGAATTTGATAGAATAAATGGTTCTGTAATTAAAATGGTTTTAACTCCTTTGTCTTTTAATCTAGAAATCATCCCTTTCATATCTGGGAAAGAATCTTTGTCTACTTCTAAATTACCCATAGTTCCTTGTACTGTTTTTCCAAACCAATACAAGTCTAAGATAATCGCATCAACAGGTATATTTTCTTCTTGAAACTTATCAATGGTTGCTTCTGTTTCTTGTTGAGAATGATATCCAAATCTACTTGAAAAATTACCTAAAGTCCATCTTGGAGGCAAAGGTTGTTTCCCTGTTAAATTGGTATAATTTTCAATTAAATCTTGCCAAGAATCACCAACGATAACTTGATAGGTTTTACGTCCAGAAATCGTTTCGTAAGTTAACGAATTGTCTTTTTTACTGTCTAAATCTAAATATCCAATTGGAGCATTATCAAAATGAATCATATATTTTTTTGATGAAATTACTAACGGAATTGTAAAATTCATCAACTCAGATTTCGTTTCATATCCATAATGTGCTCTATTGTACAAAGGCAATCTGTAACCTCTTCTATTCATTCCTAAAGCTCTTGCTCCTGTTCCATATAAAACCTCATCATTGGTTAAATTGAATTCGATTTTTTCAGTTTTATCATATTCAATATTTCCTTTTACCAAATCTAAAGGAATGTGTTTGGATTTGTAATACCCTTGTTTTTCTGATGTTACAATTTCCCCTTTAAATTGATACGTTATTTGAAAAGGTTTGTGAGTGATATGGACTGAAATTCCATTCGTAGAAAAAACACTTTCTTTTTTTGAAATAACAGAAATCATTTCAACTTTTTCAGCCTCTAAAACAACTGCGTGAGAACTATTTAAAAACTCTTCTCCTTTTGGAATAAATGAAGTTTCAACAATTTTATCAGAATAAAATTTTAAAAGGTATTTACCATCATTTACATTAATTTCTAATCCGTTTTCGGTTTGCTTTACATCTTTAAAAATTCTATTTGAATTTTGAGCAAAAGAAATTTGTGTTATAAAAAGTAGGAAAAAAATTATTTTAAAATTCTTCATATTTAGTTATTATATAAGTTTTAGATAAAATTCTGATGAAAAATCGGAATCATTCTAACTGACAAATTGTTATAGTTTATATCTTAAAGGTTTAAAAAACTTTTGAATGCTCGTTTTTCCTAATTATTTTTTCAACAAAAAAGTTAACGGAATATCAATTCTATTTTGCCAAGAAATTTCTGAATGATCTGTTCCTTCAAAAAATAAGTTTTTGAAATTTGCTTCAGAATAATCATTATTTAAGAAAATAGAATCCACTTTTGGTGCATATTCCGGATAATATTGATCTAAAGTTTTGTTACCATAATCAAAATAGATTTTATGCGTTTTTGCATCAGGAACATTCTGTTCTAAATAGGTAAATATCGATTTTGGTAATGGATTATTTTCTACTGGTTGCGCGCCAACCCAATGTGTAGAAATACAAGCAGCACCTTCAAAAACGTCTGGATATTGAGAAATGGCATACATAGACATTAAACCGCCCATAGAAGATCCTGCCACAAACGTGTTTTCTTTATTGGTGTAAACTGAATAGGTTTTGTCTATGTATGGTTTTAAATCTTCGACTAAAAATTTTAGATATTCGTCACCTGTTAAATCTTCTGAAGTTACATCATTATTCGAAAAACTTTTTACTCTTTCAACCTCTTCTTTAGTTAAAAAATTCATTGCTTTTTCGGGATATAAATCTAACCATCTAATTGCAGGAATATTATGAATACCAACTACAATAAAATCTTTGGTTACTCCGTCTTTCATTAATTTTGAAGCCACCTCATCAATTTTCCATTCTTGTTTGTTCCAAGTGGTAGTTTCATCAAACAACATTTGACCATCGTGCATATATAAAACAGCATATTTTTTTTCTGATGAATAGCCTTCTGGCAACCAAACATCTACTGGTCTTGGAGTTATGTATTTAGTTGGAAAAGAATCTATTCTAATTAATTTTCCAGCAAATAAATTGACCGAATCTAAAACTACAGCAGTAATTTTTGGTTTTTGAATTTCTTCTTTTACCTTTTCTTGCTTAGCTTGTTTGCAAGAAAATAACAACACAATTGAAAATAATATTGATAGATATTTCATAATTATTAATTTTTAAAACTGTTCTCGATACAATTTCGAAGAAAAATCGAAATCACTCGAACTGACAATACTGAAAATTTAATTAAAATTTTGTCGTTAAAATTACGCTTCCTTTTTCTGATAGTTGAATAGCATCTTTCCATAAAAACGCTTCACCTGTAATTATATTTTTTAAAGTTTTACCTTCTAAACCAACTTCTTTATAACGTTTTAAATCAATAGTAATTGGTTTTTCATTTTTGTTGATGATATGCACTACAGTTTCATCATTTTTAGTTCTGAATAAGAAATATGTATTCATAAATGGTGCAAAATGAATTGTTTTTCCTTCTTGAATTGCCTTACTATTTTTACGATAATTTAAAACTTTACTTACAAAATTTTGCATCGATTTTTGATCATCAGTTAAACCTAAACCCGTAAAAGCATTTATTTTATCGCCTTTAAATCCACCAGGAAAATCTGTTCTAATCAATCCATGGTCTCCAGGATTTGCAGTATCATTCATTAAAATTTCTGTTCCGTAATAAATTTGCGGAATTCTAGGTAACATTAACATATAACCCAACGCCATTTTTGCTTTAACAACATCTTCTTCTAAAGCTGTAAACATTCTATTTTCATCATGATTATCAAGGAAAATCATAATATCTTCTGGAGTAGCATAATGGAAATCATTTGCTAAACCTTCGTATAACTTTACCAAACCTTTATCCCAAGATTCTTCTTCGTTAATTCCCTCAATAATTGCTTTTTGCATTGGGAAATCCATTGTAGATTTTAAATTAGATTGATATCCATCTTTGTTTTTAGCACCTTTTTGCCAGTAACCTACTAATAAAGGATTGTAACTCCATTCTTCACCAACAATTGAAAAATTTGGATATTCTTCCATAATAGCACCTGCCCAATTTGCCATAAAATCTTTGTCTGGATAAGGATAAGTGTCTTGTCTAATTCCGCCTAAACCTAAAGTTTCTATCCACCAAATTGAATTCTGAATTATGTAATTCGCCATAAAGGGATTTCTTTGATTTAAATCTGGCATTGTAGATACAAACCAACCTTCATTATTTCCTTTTCTATCGCTTTCTGACGCGTATAAATCTTGATTTGTTGTTCTTCTATGATTTGAATTGATATTGGTTTCGTTGTTCCAATTTTTAATATTCTCTTCGTAATTTTTTTGATGATTTACCCAATCTTCAAAAGGTAAATCCTTCATCCACCAGTGTTCTAAACCACAATGATTTGCAACCTGATCCATAATTAATTTCATTCCTTTTTCTCTTAATTTATCAGCTAAATTTTTATAGTCAGATAAATTTCCAAAACGAGGATCTACTTTATAATAATCTGTAATTGCATAACCATGATACGAACCCTGGTACATATTATTTTCTAAAACAGGAGTTGGCCAAACTGTTGTAAAACCTAAATCTGAAATGTAATCTATTCCTTTGATAATTCCTTGTAAATCGCCTCCATGACGTTTGTACCCATTAGTTCTATCAATAGTAGTTTCGTTTAAGTTTTGGTTGATGTCATTGCTATCATCAGCATTTGTAAAACGATCTGGAGTAATTAAATAAATAGCATCTGTACTGTTAAAACCTTCATATTCATCTGCAGTTTTTTGTCTTTGTTTTAACTCGTAAGTGTGTTTTTTTGTGGTTTGATCATCAAAAGTAAAAGTGATGTCAAATTTTCCTGATTTTGTAGTTGCATCAATATCTAAATCAAGAAATAAATAATTATTGCTTTTTGCTTGGTTTACTTTTTTAATAGTAACTCCTGGGTAAGAAATTGATGGTTTAGATTGCCCAATATTTTCTTCTTTTACTAATAACTGGAGTGAAGTATTTTTCATATTTACCCACCAGTGAAGAGGTTCTACTCTTTCTAAAAAAGTGTTAGAAACTGAAACTTCAGAAACATCTTTTTTGGTTTCTGTATTGTTACAGGAAATAAAAATGATTACTGATAAGACTAAAAAAATGTTTCTGAAATGTTTCATAATTTCTTTTAAATATATTTATTTAGGAGATACTGTTACTTGTTCTCCGTTTACTAAAATGTTAATTTCTTTGGTTCCTTCTAATTCAAATTGAGTTCCATTTTGGCTAACATTAACCGTAATTACTTGTTGTCTAAAGTTTACTTTAAACGAGTAAGAATCCCATCCTTTAGGAATTTTTGGCGAAAAAGAAAGTGAATTATCTACAACTCTCATTCCTCCAAAACCTTCTACAATACTCATCCAAGTACCAGCCATAGATGTAATATGTAAACCTTCTTCTACTTCGTGATTGTAATCATCTAAATCTAAACGAGACGTTCTTAAATAGAAAGTATACGCTTGCTCCATTCTATCTAATTTTGCTGCCTGAATACTGTGTACACAAGGCGAAAGTGAACTTTCGTGCACTGTAAATGGCTCGTAAAAATCGAAATGACGCTCTAATTCTTCTGTAGAAAAATGATCTTCGAACATATAAAAACCTTGCAAAGTATCTGCTTGCTTTATGTAAGGAGAACGTAAAATTCTATCCCAACTCCATTTCTGGTTAATTGGTCTTTGGCTCTGATCTAAATCTGCAACAGTAATTAATTCTTTGTCTAAGAAACCATCTTGTTGTAAGTATACATTGTGTTTTTCAGAAAAAGGGAAATACATATTATCAGCAACATTTTTCCAAGAAGCCAATTCTTCATCAGTAATATTTACTTTTTCTTTAATTCTGATAAAATCAGAAATATGATCGTTTTTAACAATATCAATATTCTCTAAGGCATATTCTATACACCATTTTGCAATGTAATTTGTGTAGAAATTATTGTTGATGTTATTCTCATATTCATTTGGCCCTGTTACACCTAACATTACAAACTTATCTTTATCTGTAGAAAAGTTGACTCTTTGATGCCAAAAACGTGCAATACCAATTAAAACTTCTAAACCTTTTTCTGGAATGTAAGAATAATCTTCTGTAAAACGATGGTAATTATAAATTGCAAAAGCAATAGCACCATTTCTATGGATTTCTTCGAAAGTGATTTCCCATTCGTTATGGCATTCTTCACCATTCATAGTAACCATTGGATACAATGCAGCTCCGTTTTTAAAACCAAGTTTTTCTGCATTTTCGATCGCTTTTTCTAAATGATTATATCTGTACTCTAACAAAGTTCTTGCTACAGATTGATCTTTGGTTGCCATATAAAAAGGAATACAATATGCTTCTGTATCCCAGTAGGTGCTTCCTCCGTATTTTTCTCCAGTAAATCCTTTGGGACCGATGTTTAAAGAAGCATCTGTACCTAAATAGGTTTGATTTAATTGAAAAATATTAAAACGGATACCTTGTTGTGCTTCTACATCTCCTTCTATGGTGATGTCTGACATGCTCCATATTTTAGCCCAAGCTTCTTTTTGAATTACTAACAAAGCATCAAAACCTAAACCTACAGCTTTATCTAAAGCCGTTTTTGCTGCAGCAACTAATTCGTCTTTATCGTGATTTCGATCTACAACATAACCACCAAATTTATGGATAGTATATGTTTGATCTTTCTTAATTTCTTGTTGATATTTATTAGCCGTAAAATTGCTTGATTGCTCATTAACACAATTTGTAGTTACCTCATTATTATCAATAAATAATTTAGATTCCATAAAAGTACATGTATAAAAATGTGTCTTCATGGTTCTCGCCTCTATAAAAGACTGATGATTGTCTTGAGAAACTCCTAAAACATCCCAAAATTGATCATCCCAATTGGTATCTTCATTGGTAATACCAGCATCTAAGTAAGGAATATAGGTTATACTAACATCGTTACTTAAAGGCGTAATACTGTAATTAATTGCGCCTATTTCATCGAATTCTAAACTTAAAAAACGTTTGGTATCTACTTTAATTTTGATGTCGTTTTGTAAAACGGCCTCAAAACTTCTAGACAACCAACCTTCTTGCATGTTTAGTTCTCTTTTAAAATTTAAAACTTCTTTACACGTATGTAAATCTAGTTTCTCATCGTTTACTAAAACGTTAATTCCTATCCAATTTGGAGCATTTAAAACTTTTGCAAAATACTCTGGATAACCGTTTTTCCACCATCCAACACGTGTTTTATCAGGATAATAAACACCATCAATGTAACTTCCTTGAAAGGTTGGACCTGTATATTCTTCTTCAAAATTTGCTCTTTGTCCCATAGCACCATTACCAATGCTAAATAAACTTTCTGAAGATTTTACCATTTCTGCATCGAATCCTTCTTCAAGAATCGACCACTCATTTGGTTGTATATAAACTTGATTCATTTTATTTTTCTATTAAATCTTTAATAAAATTGGTACTGATTTCTGTGAAATCATTAAAATTAAATTGCGCTTCTGTAAGTACATTTTTGTCACCAATACCAATACTTATCATTTTAGCAGCATTGGCTGCTTGTACACCAGCAACTGCATCCTCAAATACCACACAATCATCTGCATGAACACCTAATTGTTTTGCGGCTAATAAAAATACTTCTGGATCTGGCTTTGCCTTTGTAACATGATTACCATCTACAATTGCATCAAAATAAGGTAACAAACCAACTTTTTCTAAAATAGGTTTTGCATTTTTACTTGCAGATCCTAAAGCAATTGGTATGTTATTTTCTTTTAAAAACTGTAATACTTTTGGTACATCAGGTAGTATTTCTGATGCATCCATATTTTTTATAAATTCTAAATAATCGACATTTTTGTCAATCATCCATTTATCAAACTCTTCTTGTGTTGCTTCTCTTTTTCCAATTTCTAATAAAATTTCTAAACAACGTTTTCTACTAACTCCTTTAAAGAGTTCGTTTTGTTCTTCTGTAAATTCGAAACCTAATTGGTTAGCTAATTTTTTCCAAGCTAAATAATGATATTTGGCGGTGTCTACGATTACACCATCCAAATCAAAAATAAATCCTTTTTTCATCTAATTTGTTTTTATTACATCATCTACATCTTTTACTTTGTAGACTAACGCTGCTGCGATTAAGAAACTAATACCGCTAATAAGTAATGCAAAGATTGCCTGATTGTTATAAGCGTATTTTACTAATGGACCACCAATTAAGGCGTTAATAATTTGAGGAATTACAATAAAGAAATTAAAAATCCCCATATAAACTCCCATTTTTTTAGCGGATATAGAACCTGCTAAAATTGCATAAGGCATAGCTAAAATACTTGCCCAAGCAATACCTACACCAATCATAGAAAGGATTAACCAGTTTTCGTTTGGCATAATGTAAATTGATAAAAGACCTAAACCACCAATAATTAAGGAAACAGAATGCGTTCTTTTTCTTCCTATTTTCTTAGCGATATATGGTAATGCGAATGCATAAAGTGCTGAGACTAAATTGTAGATACCAAAAAGGATACCAACCCAATCTCCTGCATTTTGATAGGTTTTACTGCTACTATCTGTAAAAGGCAACCCATAAATGTGTTGCGCTATTGCAGGTGTAGCAAAAACCCACATCCCAAAAAGACCAAACCAAGAAAAGAACTGCACCCAACTTAATTGACGCATTGTTGTTGGCATTTTTTTGAAATCATCAAAAATATCCATCAAACTAGAGTTTTCTTCTTCGTTTGTAGAAATTGTATCTGAATCTTTATCAAAACTTGCCAATTCTTCTGGTGAATACTCCTTAGTTGTAAAAATGGTAACTAAAATCGAAATAATTAAAATTACAGCACCAATTACAAAAGACCAAATAAGATTTTG
Protein-coding sequences here:
- a CDS encoding glycoside hydrolase family 65 protein, which codes for MNQVYIQPNEWSILEEGFDAEMVKSSESLFSIGNGAMGQRANFEEEYTGPTFQGSYIDGVYYPDKTRVGWWKNGYPEYFAKVLNAPNWIGINVLVNDEKLDLHTCKEVLNFKRELNMQEGWLSRSFEAVLQNDIKIKVDTKRFLSLEFDEIGAINYSITPLSNDVSITYIPYLDAGITNEDTNWDDQFWDVLGVSQDNHQSFIEARTMKTHFYTCTFMESKLFIDNNEVTTNCVNEQSSNFTANKYQQEIKKDQTYTIHKFGGYVVDRNHDKDELVAAAKTALDKAVGLGFDALLVIQKEAWAKIWSMSDITIEGDVEAQQGIRFNIFQLNQTYLGTDASLNIGPKGFTGEKYGGSTYWDTEAYCIPFYMATKDQSVARTLLEYRYNHLEKAIENAEKLGFKNGAALYPMVTMNGEECHNEWEITFEEIHRNGAIAFAIYNYHRFTEDYSYIPEKGLEVLIGIARFWHQRVNFSTDKDKFVMLGVTGPNEYENNINNNFYTNYIAKWCIEYALENIDIVKNDHISDFIRIKEKVNITDEELASWKNVADNMYFPFSEKHNVYLQQDGFLDKELITVADLDQSQRPINQKWSWDRILRSPYIKQADTLQGFYMFEDHFSTEELERHFDFYEPFTVHESSLSPCVHSIQAAKLDRMEQAYTFYLRTSRLDLDDYNHEVEEGLHITSMAGTWMSIVEGFGGMRVVDNSLSFSPKIPKGWDSYSFKVNFRQQVITVNVSQNGTQFELEGTKEINILVNGEQVTVSPK
- the pgmB gene encoding beta-phosphoglucomutase, yielding MKKGFIFDLDGVIVDTAKYHYLAWKKLANQLGFEFTEEQNELFKGVSRKRCLEILLEIGKREATQEEFDKWMIDKNVDYLEFIKNMDASEILPDVPKVLQFLKENNIPIALGSASKNAKPILEKVGLLPYFDAIVDGNHVTKAKPDPEVFLLAAKQLGVHADDCVVFEDAVAGVQAANAAKMISIGIGDKNVLTEAQFNFNDFTEISTNFIKDLIEK
- a CDS encoding MFS transporter, whose translation is MEKRKLSFWQIWNMSFGFLGIQMGFALQNANASRILQIFGADVHELSWFWIIAPLMGLIVQPIIGHYSDKTWGKFGRRKPYFLVGAILASIGLILMPQADMFIAFLPALWVGAGMLMIMDASFNIAMEPFRALVGDNLRTDQRTLGFSVQTALIGFGAVVGSWLPYALTNWFGVSNETSSGVVPQNLIWSFVIGAVILIISILVTIFTTKEYSPEELASFDKDSDTISTNEEENSSLMDIFDDFKKMPTTMRQLSWVQFFSWFGLFGMWVFATPAIAQHIYGLPFTDSSSKTYQNAGDWVGILFGIYNLVSALYAFALPYIAKKIGRKRTHSVSLIIGGLGLLSIYIMPNENWLILSMIGVGIAWASILAMPYAILAGSISAKKMGVYMGIFNFFIVIPQIINALIGGPLVKYAYNNQAIFALLISGISFLIAAALVYKVKDVDDVIKTN